The sequence CAATGTGATTCTTTGACCGCATCGCTTCTTCCAAGCGGTATTGGGCAAGCACCAGTTCTTCCTTTTCTTTCGCTAGCTTTTCCTCTTTTGTACCGGACAGTTCAGCGAATAGGCGAACAAGGCTGATGCCTTCCAATCTTTTGACATCCTTTTCTTCCGAATGCAAGGTTTTTTCCAATTGACGAACTGTTTCCTGAATGGATTCCCATTCCTTTTCATATTCATTTAACTGCAATTGATACTTTTCTTTTTTGCGCAACTTTTCCTGTATTTTCACAAGCTTTTCGTTTATTTCTAAAAACATGTTCCGATCTCCCTCAAATAAGATAGATAGTCCTCTAGACAGTTGGGATGTTGTCCCTATGTTCAAAAATGTTATTATAATACCAAATGCTCGGAGCTTGCATAGATTTACCTCTTATCGATCTGACTTCTTATTACCTCTGATCTCTATGATTTTCTCCGCTATTATTTCTATCAGAATTAGAAACAATTCCAATATCCATAGAACGAGAAAAAATAACGGAACTCCCTCTATCCAGAGGAACCCTCTCCAAAAATGAGCAAGAACGCCGTCATCCGTTGCCATTAATCCAATAAAAAATGCAACAGGTAGAAGTACAATGAATATGCCAAGTGTAATGATTAGTTTCAATCTTATACCCCTTCTAAACTAGAATGGTTAGTTATCTCTTTGGCTGGAAATTCCGGAATATAATATTCCTATACCAATAATGCTCATAACAAAATATAGTAATGTAATGAACTCAGGTAATCGCCTGAACATTATAGCAGTCAAAACTAACAAAATACCAAAAATACCTAAAACAATCCTAGTTTTTTTACTAACGAAAAGCATAATTCCCACCTAACTAGTACGCGATGCACAAAATTATAATAATTGGACGTTTCCTTTCACCATCGTGCACAAAGAAGGAAACGCCCATAATCCATACGTTAATCAGTTTTAGATGTCCGAGACCACTTTTTTCAAAATTTCATTGTTAAACACTCATTGCAACTTGTTTTGTACAACAAATATACAATACACATTGCACTTTTTGCGAGTATCTTTTGGAGTTCTTAATAGTTTTAGTATAAATACTCAGAGACATCAATCCATCCGTTAGCTACGGCTTTGATTGCTGCAGCTGTTCGTGACGGAACTTCAAATTTCGATGTAATTTTTCTCATATATTGTGATATCGTACTTTCTGATAAAAACAACGTCTTAGCAATTTCCGCATTAGAGGAACCTTTTATAAACAGCTCCAAAATGGCCCATTCCGTCTTAGTTAAGATGTCCTCAGGAGAAACCTTACCTGGTGTCCCAATGGAGGACTCCGCGTTAATTGGTGTATTCATTATTCTCCCTATTAAAGAGGAAACCAACGAAATATCTACATACCGTTCCCCGTTCATCACTGACCAAATTCCCTGCATAAAAAAATCATAACTAGAGCTTTTTAGTAGGTATCCTTTTACTCCAATCGAGAGCATATCCATTAAGAAATCAGTTGGAACACTGGTAGTATAGACAATGACATCCACGCCTTTTTGTATCACTTGTGTCAAAAGCGTTCTAACCTTTTCAGCCGAATCCGAAGAAAGGCCCGACGGATCTATTAGTAAAATTTCTGCAGTTGCGATATATTCCATATCAAATAGCGCGTCCACATTATGGCAGTCCGTTACTACGTTGGGGAATCTAAGCTCTATTAGCTTTTGCGCTCCAAGCCGATAAGGACTTTGATTATCTAGAATCAGCATTTTCATAACAACAATCTCCACTCTTACCTCTCTATATATTAATTTTTATACATAAAAACAAAAAAGGGAAAAACCCGATTAACACATATAATTTATATGTGATAAACTTAGGGTTTTTCCCTTTGGCTATCTATTAAATTTGTTTTTATTCTACTATTTATTATAAAGAAAAACTCTTCTAGATACAAGAAACCACAGGAATTATTTCTTCCGTAAAGTAGAGGAGCCCTCATAACAATGAAGGCTCCTATTCAGCAAACGAACGAAAATTTTTCTATATTGGCTGTGAATTGAAATGTTCCCTTTTGCAAGGCTAAAGTAGAAGCCAAAACATAAATCCTATAACTATTAAAGAGTAAAATATAAATCCCAGACAACCAGAAAGCAAGTTATAAATAGACCAACGGCCTTTTTTTCCATTGGTTGGTTTTTCTTCAAAGATTTTAGACGTATATGTCCTAATTTTTTTCACCAACAAATCAAATCCTTAAAATCTCTTGCCTCATCATTCACTTTGTATATAGCAAAAGATTTTTTTCTTTTAAATAACCGCATTAGGTACTTT comes from Neobacillus endophyticus and encodes:
- a CDS encoding response regulator transcription factor → MKMLILDNQSPYRLGAQKLIELRFPNVVTDCHNVDALFDMEYIATAEILLIDPSGLSSDSAEKVRTLLTQVIQKGVDVIVYTTSVPTDFLMDMLSIGVKGYLLKSSSYDFFMQGIWSVMNGERYVDISLVSSLIGRIMNTPINAESSIGTPGKVSPEDILTKTEWAILELFIKGSSNAEIAKTLFLSESTISQYMRKITSKFEVPSRTAAAIKAVANGWIDVSEYLY